One window from the genome of Nicotiana sylvestris chromosome 9, ASM39365v2, whole genome shotgun sequence encodes:
- the LOC104215580 gene encoding galactinol synthase 1, translating to MAPEIVRVSEKMLKPRIVTSGERAYVTFLAGNGDYVKGVGGLAKGLRKVKSAYPLVVAVLPDVPVEHRRILEAQGCIVREIEPVYPPENQTQFAMAYYVINYSKLRIWEFVEYKKMIYLDGDIQVYDNIDHLFDLPDGYFYAVMDCFCEKTWSHTPQYKIGYCQQCPDEVKWPTEELGQPPSLYFNAGMFVFEPSLHIYDDLLKTLQITPSTPFAEQDFLNMYFKEIYKPIPLVYNLVLAMLWRHPENVELDKVKVVHYCAAGSKPWRYTGKEENMQREDIKLLVKKWWDIYKDESLDYKNAVAVNNQLIADAAEAVNQLQPLIAAAMSQAGAVKYVTAPSAA from the exons ATGGCTCCGGAGATTGTGAGAGTAAGTGAGAAAATGTTGAAACCAAGAATTGTAACGAGTGGGGAGAGGGCCTACGTGACGTTTTTGGCTGGTAATGGTGACTACGTGAAGGGTGTAGGTGGGTTAGCTAAGGGGCTAAGAAAGGTCAAATCGGCGTACCCGCTGGTGGTGGCGGTTCTGCCGGACGTGCCGGTGGAGCACCGCCGTATACTGGAGGCGCAAGGTTGCATCGTGAGGGAGATTGAGCCAGTTTACCCACCTGAGAATCAAACTCAATTTGCCATGGCTTATTACGTCATAAATTACTCCAAGCTACGTATCTGGGAG TTTGTGGAGTACAAGAAGATGATATACCTAGACGGTGACATTCAAGTGTATGACAACATAGATCATCTCTTTGATTTGCCAGATGGTTATTTCTACGCAGTAATGGACTGTTTCTGTGAGAAAACATGGAGTCACACTCCTCAATACAAGATTGGCTACTGCCAACAGTGTCCGGACGAGGTCAAGTGGCCTACTGAGGAGTTGGGTCAGCCACCATCCCTTTATTTCAACGCTGGAATGTTTGTGTTTGAGCCCAGCCTTCATATTTATGATGACCTTTTGAAGACTCTTCAGATCACCCCTTCTACTCCTTTTGCAGAGCAG GACTTCTTGAATATGTATTTCAAGGAGATCTACAAACCAATACCTTTAGTTTACAATCTTGTTCTAGCAATGTTATGGCGACATCCTGAGAATGTTGAATTGGATAAAGTGAAAGTTGTACACTATTGTGCAGCG GGATCAAAGCCATGGAGGTACACAGGGAAAGAAGAAAATATGCAAAGGGAGGACATAAAATTACTGGTGAAGAAGTGGTGGGACATTTACAAGGACGAATCATTGGACTACAAGAATGCGGTTGCTGTTAATAACCAGTTGATAGCTGATGCAGCTGAAGCAGTGAACCAGCTGCAACCGCTGATTGCTGCAGCTATGTCCCAGGCTGGCGCAGTCAAATACGTGACTGCTCCCTCTGCTGCTTAG